One Pleurocapsa sp. PCC 7327 DNA segment encodes these proteins:
- the grxD gene encoding Grx4 family monothiol glutaredoxin, translated as MTPELKERIEQIVNSHKIVVFMKGSKLMPQCGFSNNVVQILNVLGVPYETVDVLQDADLRQGIKEYSNWPTIPQIYINGEFIGGSDIAIELYQSGELQQMVEVALAS; from the coding sequence ATGACACCAGAACTCAAAGAGCGGATCGAACAAATCGTCAATAGCCACAAAATCGTCGTGTTTATGAAAGGCTCGAAATTGATGCCTCAATGTGGCTTTTCTAACAACGTCGTGCAGATTCTCAACGTCTTGGGCGTTCCCTACGAAACTGTAGATGTTTTGCAAGATGCCGATCTTCGTCAAGGCATCAAAGAGTATTCTAATTGGCCGACCATTCCCCAAATTTATATCAATGGGGAGTTTATTGGCGGCTCGGATATCGCGATCGAGCTTTATCAAAGTGGCGAATTGCAACAAATGGTTGAGGTCGCTTTAGCTTCCTAA
- a CDS encoding DUF2499 domain-containing protein → MHALSIPTWVIHVSSVIEWVAAIWLVWIYGEVTGNRYWWGLSWAMLPALLSAMCACTWHFFDNASSLEWLVTLQASMTVVGNCTLCAAAWWIWRSASGGRSQQE, encoded by the coding sequence ATGCATGCACTTTCAATTCCGACTTGGGTTATTCACGTTTCTAGCGTTATTGAGTGGGTTGCCGCTATTTGGCTCGTCTGGATTTATGGAGAAGTAACTGGCAATCGATACTGGTGGGGATTATCCTGGGCAATGTTACCTGCTTTGCTCAGTGCCATGTGTGCTTGTACTTGGCATTTCTTCGATAATGCCAGTTCGTTAGAATGGCTAGTAACGCTACAAGCTTCAATGACCGTGGTAGGCAATTGCACTCTGTGCGCCGCGGCTTGGTGGATTTGGCGTTCTGCTAGTGGGGGGCGATCGCAGCAAGAATAG
- the nadC gene encoding carboxylating nicotinate-nucleotide diphosphorylase: MKHSIAVLPPPIVLEGLLQSWLLEDIGRGDRATQGIFPQTATAGKAEWIAKEAGIIAGLPVAARVFQLLDRQVNFVPLVAEGQAVKPAEVIARIEGATDALLMGERVALNLAMRLSGIATLTRQYADAIADLPTQLVDTRKTTPGLRILEKYATQVGGAANHRMGLDDAVMIKDNHIAAAGGIREAIAAVRKTMPYPLTIEVETTSIAEVEAALAGGVDIIMLDNMTIEEMKQAVQSIRARNDKVKIEASGNITLNNIRGVAETRVDYISSSAPITRSTWLDLSMKMGAS; encoded by the coding sequence ATGAAACATTCAATTGCCGTACTGCCGCCGCCGATTGTATTAGAGGGACTGTTGCAAAGCTGGTTGTTGGAAGATATTGGTAGGGGCGATCGCGCGACGCAAGGAATCTTCCCGCAAACGGCTACAGCAGGAAAGGCAGAATGGATTGCTAAAGAAGCCGGCATAATTGCAGGATTGCCAGTCGCCGCCAGAGTATTTCAGTTACTCGATCGCCAGGTAAATTTCGTTCCCCTAGTGGCAGAAGGCCAAGCAGTTAAACCCGCAGAGGTAATTGCTCGCATCGAAGGCGCGACGGATGCTTTACTGATGGGGGAAAGAGTAGCGCTCAATTTAGCCATGCGTCTCAGTGGCATTGCCACGCTAACCCGACAGTATGCAGACGCGATCGCGGATTTACCGACTCAGTTAGTCGATACGCGCAAAACAACGCCAGGATTGAGAATTTTGGAAAAGTATGCCACCCAAGTCGGCGGCGCTGCCAATCACCGCATGGGATTAGACGATGCGGTTATGATTAAGGACAATCATATCGCAGCGGCTGGAGGTATTAGAGAAGCGATCGCGGCAGTTCGCAAAACGATGCCTTATCCTTTAACAATCGAAGTAGAGACAACCAGCATCGCTGAAGTTGAAGCTGCTCTCGCAGGCGGCGTGGATATTATCATGTTGGATAACATGACGATCGAGGAGATGAAGCAAGCGGTACAGTCGATCCGCGCACGAAATGACAAGGTAAAGATCGAGGCATCTGGAAATATTACTTTAAATAATATTCGCGGGGTGGCAGAAACCAGGGTAGATTATATCTCCAGCAGCGCTCCCATTACTCGTTCTACTTGGTTAGATTTAAGTATGAAAATGGGAGCGAGTTGA
- a CDS encoding RDD family protein — protein sequence MPERRYPKVPIERRVAAFLIDFVAVWLLSSFFPDIIQWFVFLVGWFVVRVLVVEKNKGQSLGRYALDMKVIDPRFNKIPGLLALAKREGIVGLAAMLAVYGLEINFVNGLSMLLLVSPLLADCGVAFADEELNQAFHDRIAGTIVIQTRRGLSLDLRLKKLYFNLKRNFQKR from the coding sequence ATGCCTGAGAGACGATATCCCAAAGTTCCGATCGAGCGGCGAGTCGCTGCTTTTTTAATCGATTTTGTTGCGGTTTGGCTGTTGAGTTCCTTCTTTCCCGATATCATACAGTGGTTCGTGTTCCTAGTCGGCTGGTTTGTCGTGCGGGTTTTAGTCGTCGAAAAAAATAAAGGTCAAAGTCTCGGTCGCTATGCGCTGGATATGAAAGTCATCGATCCGCGTTTTAACAAAATTCCCGGACTGCTAGCCTTGGCAAAACGGGAAGGAATTGTTGGCTTGGCTGCGATGCTGGCGGTGTATGGCTTAGAAATTAATTTTGTCAATGGATTGTCGATGCTATTGCTAGTCTCTCCTCTGCTGGCTGACTGTGGCGTGGCTTTTGCCGATGAAGAACTCAACCAAGCTTTTCACGACAGAATTGCCGGAACCATCGTCATCCAAACGCGCCGAGGTTTATCGCTCGATCTTCGCCTGAAAAAGCTTTATTTTAACTTGAAGCGCAACTTTCAGAAACGATAA
- a CDS encoding fumarylacetoacetate hydrolase family protein codes for MAQRYVRVKTPQGQTYYGLLNLNRSVEVLDAPPWLGGQSSDLTLEPDSYELLAPCAPSKIVAVGKNYRNHAAEMGTAVPEEPLLFLKPPTTVTANGQPIFYPKQSQRVDYEGELAIVIGDRAKDCTLEQALSKIWGYTIANDVTARDLQSKDVQWTRAKGFDSFCPLGPWIVRELSAGAQLQTFLNDAAEPQQSAPISDMVFSPEFLVSYISQIMTLLPGDVVLTGTPAGIGPMQVGDRIRVEIEGIGSLENFVAAR; via the coding sequence ATGGCGCAACGCTACGTTCGAGTCAAAACTCCTCAAGGGCAAACCTACTATGGATTGCTCAATCTCAATCGCAGTGTCGAGGTTCTCGACGCGCCCCCGTGGTTGGGAGGACAGTCTAGCGATCTGACTTTAGAACCAGATAGTTACGAACTGCTTGCGCCTTGCGCTCCTTCCAAAATCGTCGCCGTGGGGAAAAATTATCGCAATCACGCGGCGGAAATGGGAACTGCCGTCCCAGAAGAACCCCTCTTGTTCCTCAAACCTCCTACAACCGTCACGGCTAACGGTCAACCGATCTTTTATCCCAAGCAATCTCAACGAGTTGACTATGAGGGAGAATTAGCAATAGTCATCGGCGATCGCGCCAAAGACTGTACCCTAGAACAGGCACTGAGTAAAATCTGGGGCTATACCATTGCCAACGATGTTACGGCGCGCGACTTGCAGAGCAAAGACGTTCAATGGACGAGAGCTAAAGGATTTGATAGCTTTTGTCCCCTCGGACCTTGGATCGTTCGCGAGTTGAGTGCGGGGGCGCAGTTGCAAACCTTTTTAAACGATGCTGCCGAACCGCAACAATCCGCGCCGATTAGTGATATGGTATTCTCGCCAGAGTTTTTAGTGTCCTATATCTCCCAAATCATGACTCTGCTGCCAGGAGATGTGGTGTTAACCGGAACGCCAGCCGGAATCGGTCCAATGCAAGTCGGCGATCGCATTCGCGTAGAAATTGAGGGGATCGGTTCCCTAGAAAATTTTGTGGCTGCTAGGTAG
- the glyS gene encoding glycine--tRNA ligase subunit beta: MPDFLLEVGVEELPADFVDTAIEQWQERIPKKLEEQFLNSEEIALYGTPRRLAILIKGLPTKQGDREEEIKGPPATAAFKDGKPTKAAEGFANKQGVDVKDLFVKPTDKGDFVFVQKKIPGRTTAEILQELAPQWITSLEGRRFMRWGDGDLRFPRPIRWLVALLDKEILPIELTNGSTVIKSDRVSQGHRILHPEPVTILQASDYPKCLRSAYVEVDPAVRRSKIQQQVETAAQQIGGKAYIPSDLLNEVTNLVEYPTAVVGKFDAEFLNLPAEVISTVMVAHQRYFPVASNNPNNSLLPNFITISNGDPAKSEIIAAGNERVIRARLADAQFFYQADCDEPLESYLPELANVTFQDELGTMRDKVDRIIEIAQQIAEQLDLTPQQRSEIESTATLCKADLVTQMVYEFPELQGIMGQKYALVSGESESVAQGIFEHYLPRTAEDRMPESLTGQVVGIADRLDTLVSIFGLGMLPTGSSDPFALRRAANAAINIIWHAQLPLDLAQLLEQGAADFVTAHPDKKSPLAPLQAFFIQRIHTLLEDDLKIDYDLVNAVLGEDDPEYTERALRDLLDVRDRAQFLQSIRQNGLLDAIYETVNRSARLAVKGDLDKQQLDPAAVVRPELFEKPSEQAFYDALVQLVPQTKAAQADRNYQLLVDALAKIAPTVSNFFDGPESVLVMDENPEIRQNRLNLLGLLRNHARVLADFGAIVKS, translated from the coding sequence ATGCCTGATTTTTTATTGGAAGTCGGAGTTGAAGAATTACCAGCAGATTTTGTCGATACAGCGATAGAGCAGTGGCAGGAGAGAATTCCCAAAAAGCTAGAGGAGCAATTTTTAAACTCAGAGGAGATCGCGCTTTACGGAACTCCTCGCCGTCTGGCAATATTGATTAAAGGACTTCCAACCAAACAAGGCGATCGCGAAGAAGAAATCAAAGGACCTCCCGCAACAGCCGCTTTTAAGGATGGAAAACCGACCAAAGCCGCCGAAGGCTTTGCCAACAAACAAGGGGTGGACGTAAAAGACCTCTTCGTCAAACCAACCGACAAGGGAGATTTTGTCTTCGTACAGAAAAAAATTCCCGGACGGACAACCGCCGAAATTTTACAAGAACTCGCACCTCAATGGATTACAAGCTTGGAAGGAAGGCGTTTTATGCGCTGGGGCGATGGCGATTTGCGCTTTCCCAGACCGATTCGCTGGCTGGTAGCTTTATTGGATAAAGAGATTTTACCGATCGAATTAACAAACGGTTCGACGGTTATCAAAAGCGATCGCGTCTCCCAAGGACACCGCATCTTACACCCCGAACCCGTTACCATTCTTCAAGCTTCAGATTACCCAAAATGCTTGCGTTCTGCTTATGTCGAAGTCGATCCAGCCGTCCGTCGCAGTAAAATTCAGCAGCAAGTCGAAACTGCCGCGCAGCAGATAGGCGGTAAGGCATATATCCCAAGCGATTTATTAAACGAAGTGACCAATCTGGTAGAGTATCCCACCGCCGTAGTCGGGAAATTTGACGCTGAATTTTTAAATCTGCCTGCCGAAGTGATTTCGACAGTTATGGTCGCTCATCAGCGTTATTTCCCAGTTGCTTCAAACAATCCCAATAACTCTCTTCTGCCCAATTTTATTACCATCTCCAACGGCGACCCAGCCAAATCCGAGATTATTGCGGCGGGAAACGAACGAGTGATTCGAGCTAGATTAGCCGACGCGCAGTTTTTCTATCAAGCTGATTGCGACGAACCGCTCGAAAGCTACTTACCCGAACTCGCCAACGTCACCTTCCAGGACGAGTTGGGCACGATGCGCGACAAAGTAGACCGAATTATCGAAATTGCCCAGCAGATTGCCGAACAGCTAGATCTCACCCCGCAACAGCGCAGCGAGATTGAAAGTACGGCTACCCTGTGTAAAGCGGATCTAGTGACGCAAATGGTCTACGAATTCCCGGAATTGCAAGGGATTATGGGACAAAAATATGCCCTCGTCAGCGGGGAGTCGGAAAGCGTTGCCCAGGGAATTTTCGAGCATTATTTACCGCGAACCGCAGAAGACAGAATGCCAGAATCCCTGACTGGACAGGTGGTTGGCATCGCCGATCGCCTCGATACGCTAGTGAGTATTTTTGGTTTGGGAATGCTCCCGACGGGTTCATCCGATCCCTTTGCCTTGCGTCGTGCGGCAAATGCAGCGATCAATATTATTTGGCACGCGCAGTTGCCGCTCGATCTGGCACAATTGCTCGAACAAGGTGCAGCCGATTTTGTCACGGCGCATCCCGATAAGAAATCTCCTCTCGCACCTTTGCAAGCGTTTTTTATTCAGCGCATCCACACGTTACTCGAAGACGACTTAAAGATCGATTATGATTTGGTGAATGCAGTCTTAGGAGAAGACGATCCAGAGTATACGGAAAGGGCATTGAGAGATTTGTTAGATGTGCGCGATCGCGCTCAATTCCTCCAATCGATTCGTCAAAATGGTTTGCTCGATGCCATCTACGAAACCGTCAACCGTTCCGCGCGTCTAGCTGTCAAAGGCGATTTGGACAAGCAACAACTCGATCCGGCGGCAGTCGTGCGTCCAGAATTATTTGAGAAGCCTTCGGAACAAGCGTTTTACGATGCCCTAGTCCAATTAGTTCCGCAAACCAAAGCCGCACAAGCCGATCGCAATTATCAATTGCTAGTCGATGCTTTGGCAAAAATTGCCCCGACGGTTAGCAACTTTTTCGACGGCCCCGAAAGCGTGTTGGTGATGGACGAAAACCCAGAAATTAGGCAAAATCGGCTTAATTTGTTGGGGTTGCTTCGCAATCACGCTCGCGTTTTGGCGGATTTCGGCGCGATCGTCAAATCATAA
- a CDS encoding transposase, with the protein MKGKARTWGRPTTGTILWKQGKWYASITVDCQPVREKELSERVHQCSNCGYTCDRDVAAAQVMLSWALGTSVDSRGAEASTSTPAFCGGFKQAFAVRRQKPLAQP; encoded by the coding sequence ATGAAGGGGAAAGCTAGAACCTGGGGAAGGCCAACAACTGGTACAATTCTTTGGAAACAAGGAAAATGGTACGCTTCCATAACTGTTGATTGCCAACCAGTCAGAGAAAAAGAATTAAGCGAGCGAGTGCATCAATGCTCTAATTGTGGGTATACCTGCGATAGGGATGTTGCTGCTGCACAAGTAATGCTTAGTTGGGCGTTGGGAACCAGCGTCGATAGTCGTGGAGCCGAAGCCTCTACTTCAACCCCTGCATTCTGTGGAGGGTTCAAGCAAGCTTTTGCTGTGAGACGACAGAAACCCCTAGCTCAGCCGTAA
- a CDS encoding DUF72 domain-containing protein, with product MNFYLGCAVWSYKGWIGNFYPPKTQSKNFLRLYSQRLTTVEGNTTFYAVPEATAIERWATETPASFKFCLKLPREITHNGLLMPSLGGAIAFLERISNLGERTGSVFLQLPPSYSPDLLEDLNAFLKSLVKETKALAVEVRHLDWFEDSHANQLNNLLEKLGVGRVLLDTRPIYDCPDDPQLASERRKPKVPLQPCLTANFSLVRFISHPQQEYNQSFLQEWVTQVDRWLRQGTEIYFFVHCPLEERSPFTARYFQQLLERQGVNIPPLPWDCLESSPVQLSLF from the coding sequence ATGAACTTTTATCTAGGTTGTGCGGTTTGGTCGTACAAAGGATGGATAGGAAACTTTTACCCGCCAAAAACTCAGTCTAAAAACTTTCTGCGCCTCTATAGCCAGCGCTTGACGACGGTTGAGGGAAATACAACATTCTATGCCGTACCTGAAGCCACTGCCATAGAACGTTGGGCGACTGAAACTCCGGCTAGTTTCAAATTTTGTCTTAAACTTCCCAGAGAGATTACGCACAATGGCTTACTCATGCCCTCGCTTGGAGGCGCGATCGCGTTTTTGGAGCGAATTAGCAACTTAGGCGAGCGCACCGGATCTGTTTTTCTCCAATTACCTCCCAGTTACAGTCCCGACTTGCTAGAAGATTTGAACGCTTTTCTCAAATCTCTAGTTAAGGAAACCAAAGCTTTAGCTGTAGAAGTCCGCCATCTCGATTGGTTTGAAGACTCCCATGCTAATCAATTAAACAATCTTCTCGAAAAATTGGGGGTGGGAAGAGTGTTGCTAGATACTCGTCCGATCTACGATTGTCCCGACGATCCGCAGCTTGCTTCCGAGAGGCGCAAACCCAAAGTGCCCTTGCAACCTTGCCTGACGGCAAATTTTAGTTTAGTTCGCTTCATCAGCCACCCGCAACAAGAGTATAACCAATCCTTTCTTCAAGAATGGGTAACGCAAGTCGATCGCTGGTTGCGTCAAGGCACAGAAATCTATTTCTTCGTACATTGTCCGCTAGAGGAGCGATCGCCTTTCACTGCGCGTTATTTTCAGCAACTGCTCGAACGGCAAGGCGTAAACATTCCTCCCTTGCCATGGGATTGCTTAGAATCCTCTCCCGTACAGCTTAGCCTGTTTTAG
- a CDS encoding BolA family protein, translated as MVSLKQVEEMIQAKLPGAQVFVRDLTGGGDHLEAVVVSAEFEGKTRVKQHQLVYSALQEAMASEAIHALALKTYTPQAWQAEGQPV; from the coding sequence ATGGTTAGTCTTAAACAAGTTGAAGAAATGATTCAGGCTAAATTGCCCGGCGCTCAGGTATTTGTTAGAGATTTGACTGGCGGCGGCGACCATTTGGAAGCGGTAGTCGTGTCTGCCGAGTTTGAAGGCAAAACGCGCGTCAAACAGCATCAGCTAGTCTATAGCGCCTTGCAAGAAGCAATGGCATCAGAGGCAATTCACGCGCTCGCTTTAAAAACTTACACTCCCCAAGCATGGCAAGCTGAGGGTCAACCCGTCTGA
- a CDS encoding Tic20 family protein: MVWRGSPKSQDKLFACLTYLVPLIEVIPFGMYLFMFFPPLLWLLIPLSPLLRFYYLGVGGFPIVALAIFIWLYAGVAQNPKLIHFLRYNAMQALLLSVFAALCRLVLSLFGISQQAFSGVIAGDSAWSGSLLGNTISILIFLFVAGSSFYSIFQCIRGLYPEVPVISEQAYAMVR, encoded by the coding sequence ATGGTTTGGCGCGGTTCGCCCAAAAGTCAAGATAAATTATTCGCCTGCTTAACTTATCTAGTGCCTCTGATAGAAGTGATTCCTTTTGGAATGTATTTGTTTATGTTCTTTCCGCCGCTACTGTGGCTCTTGATTCCCTTGTCGCCCCTGCTGCGATTTTATTATCTGGGAGTCGGCGGATTTCCCATAGTTGCATTGGCAATTTTTATTTGGTTATATGCGGGGGTCGCGCAAAATCCCAAATTAATTCACTTTCTTCGCTACAACGCAATGCAAGCGTTATTACTATCAGTTTTTGCCGCGCTATGCCGTTTGGTTCTATCCCTTTTTGGCATCTCACAACAAGCATTCTCTGGAGTGATAGCTGGAGATTCCGCTTGGTCGGGTTCTCTTTTAGGCAATACAATTAGCATTCTGATTTTTCTGTTTGTGGCAGGTTCTTCTTTCTATTCAATTTTTCAGTGTATTCGGGGCTTGTATCCAGAAGTTCCGGTAATTTCCGAACAAGCCTATGCTATGGTGCGATAG
- a CDS encoding DUF3593 domain-containing protein: MLSKDTLFALSLFPYLGFLWFLTRSKQTPRLALIGFYALLVFVGVTIPAGIYAKIHYGKVLANVDWLHGSAESLLTISNILVVLGFRQAIVDRKRAS, from the coding sequence ATGCTCTCAAAAGATACGTTATTTGCCCTTTCCCTCTTTCCTTATCTAGGATTTTTGTGGTTTCTGACTCGTTCTAAACAAACCCCGCGTTTGGCTTTAATTGGATTTTATGCTCTGTTGGTTTTTGTCGGCGTTACCATTCCAGCAGGAATTTATGCCAAAATTCACTATGGCAAGGTTTTAGCCAATGTGGATTGGTTGCACGGCAGTGCGGAATCTTTGTTAACTATTTCTAATATTTTGGTCGTGCTGGGGTTTCGGCAAGCAATTGTCGATCGCAAACGCGCGTCATAA
- a CDS encoding DUF6761 family protein, translating to MLQDPQTIRYYQKLTDSMVDLWNRGYRYDEIRLYLEGYFACLRHTNVLEPYQIHRLEEDAFRYFYDPSNFELPLPEPETDYY from the coding sequence ATGCTTCAAGATCCCCAAACCATCCGCTACTATCAAAAACTCACCGATTCCATGGTGGATTTGTGGAACCGAGGTTATCGCTATGACGAAATCCGCCTATATTTGGAGGGTTACTTTGCTTGTCTGCGCCATACAAACGTTCTCGAACCCTATCAAATTCATCGACTAGAAGAGGATGCTTTTCGATATTTTTACGACCCCTCGAACTTCGAGCTACCGCTTCCCGAACCAGAAACCGATTATTATTAG
- a CDS encoding superoxide dismutase, which produces MAYELPALPYDYTALEPVISKKTLEFHHDKHHAAYVNNYNSAVKGTEFENKSIEEVIKAVAGDSSKTAIFNNGAQAWNHTFYWNCMKPNGGGTPSGALADKIKADFGSFDKFVEEFKTAGATQFGSGWAWLVLDNGTLKVTKTPNADNPIVAGQVPLLTMDVWEHAYYLDYQNRRPDYINEFISKLINWDFVAQNFAAAS; this is translated from the coding sequence ATGGCATACGAACTTCCTGCACTACCATACGACTACACGGCACTAGAACCAGTTATTTCTAAAAAAACCCTTGAATTTCATCACGATAAGCACCATGCTGCCTATGTAAACAACTACAATTCGGCAGTAAAGGGAACCGAATTCGAGAACAAGTCAATTGAAGAAGTCATCAAAGCAGTTGCAGGCGATTCTTCTAAAACTGCAATCTTCAACAATGGTGCCCAAGCTTGGAACCACACTTTTTATTGGAATTGTATGAAACCCAACGGCGGCGGCACTCCCAGTGGGGCACTGGCAGACAAAATTAAGGCTGACTTTGGCAGTTTCGATAAATTTGTCGAGGAATTCAAGACAGCAGGCGCTACCCAGTTCGGTAGCGGTTGGGCTTGGTTAGTACTTGACAACGGTACGCTGAAAGTCACCAAAACTCCTAATGCCGATAATCCAATCGTAGCCGGACAAGTTCCCCTACTCACTATGGATGTGTGGGAACACGCCTATTATCTGGACTACCAAAATCGTCGTCCCGACTACATCAATGAGTTCATCAGCAAATTAATTAACTGGGATTTCGTCGCTCAAAATTTCGCAGCGGCTAGCTAG
- a CDS encoding S9 family peptidase, protein MTETITQSDPTLPPLIPREILFGNPQRSSPRISNDGKYLAYIAPDNKNVLQVWLRTLGQEDDRKLTDDKKRGIRAYFWTYNPEQLIYLQDSDGDENFHLYSVNIHTNIVRDLTPFQGVKAQVIDLDPDFPDEILVGLNLNNPEKFDVYRINLKNGAVEFDTDNPGNIVGWTANAQFQILAAAAATPDGGSDLLYRETRDRPWEILRHWGPDDTGGAISFSSDNKTLYILGSHDANTQRLIALDLATRQETVIAEDEQYDVGGIVTHPTKRHIQAVSFYKDKIHWQILDESIAADFEALAKVRPGEFSIASRDLADENWIVAYLTDDGPVYYYLYNRASKSSTLLFSNRPELEELPLSSMQPISYQARDGLTIYGYLTLPIAGKAPYPAVLLVHGGPWARDTWGYDPQVQWLANRGYAVLQVNFRGSTGYGKAFLNAGNRQWAAAMHDDLIDGVNWLVEQGIADRDRIAIMGGSYGGYATLVGLTFTPEVFACGVDIVGPSNIITLLQSFPPYWKPMTAMFEHRVGNLETEEGFLKSRSPLFFVDKIQKPLLIAQGANDPRVKQAESEQIVEAMRQASKPVKYVLYTDEGHGFARPENRLHFYAIAEEFLAQYLGGQFEPVGDIKGHSGIVQ, encoded by the coding sequence ATGACTGAAACGATTACTCAATCCGATCCCACACTTCCGCCTTTAATTCCTCGCGAAATCCTGTTTGGCAATCCTCAACGCAGTAGCCCGCGTATATCGAACGATGGCAAGTATCTAGCCTACATTGCTCCCGACAACAAAAATGTCTTGCAAGTTTGGTTGCGGACTCTGGGGCAAGAAGACGATCGCAAGCTAACCGACGACAAAAAACGGGGGATTCGGGCTTATTTCTGGACGTATAATCCCGAACAGCTCATTTATCTACAAGATTCGGATGGAGATGAAAATTTCCACCTCTACTCGGTCAATATTCATACCAATATCGTTCGAGATTTAACGCCATTTCAAGGCGTGAAAGCACAAGTTATCGATCTCGATCCTGACTTTCCCGATGAAATTCTCGTCGGACTCAATCTTAATAACCCAGAGAAATTTGATGTTTATCGTATCAACCTAAAAAATGGTGCAGTCGAATTCGACACCGACAATCCAGGCAATATCGTCGGCTGGACGGCGAATGCCCAGTTTCAAATCCTCGCTGCTGCCGCGGCTACGCCCGATGGGGGTTCCGATCTACTGTATCGCGAAACGCGCGATCGCCCTTGGGAAATTCTCCGTCACTGGGGACCCGACGATACAGGGGGAGCGATTAGTTTTTCTAGCGATAACAAAACCTTATATATTTTAGGCTCTCACGATGCCAATACCCAGCGGTTAATCGCTTTGGATTTAGCTACCAGACAAGAGACGGTTATTGCTGAGGACGAACAGTACGATGTCGGCGGGATCGTAACTCATCCGACCAAGCGTCACATCCAAGCAGTTTCCTTTTACAAAGATAAGATTCATTGGCAAATTCTCGATGAAAGTATTGCCGCAGATTTTGAGGCATTAGCTAAAGTGCGCCCTGGAGAATTCTCGATTGCTAGCCGCGATTTAGCCGATGAAAATTGGATTGTCGCTTACCTCACCGACGATGGTCCGGTTTATTACTATCTCTACAATCGAGCCTCGAAATCGAGTACCTTACTCTTTAGCAATCGACCGGAATTAGAAGAGTTACCCCTGTCGTCGATGCAACCCATTTCTTATCAGGCACGAGATGGATTAACCATTTATGGATACTTAACCTTGCCGATCGCGGGAAAAGCCCCCTATCCTGCGGTTCTTCTCGTCCATGGCGGTCCTTGGGCAAGGGATACCTGGGGATACGACCCACAGGTACAATGGCTGGCTAATCGCGGTTATGCGGTCTTACAGGTGAATTTCCGAGGGTCTACTGGCTATGGGAAAGCTTTTCTCAATGCAGGGAATCGTCAGTGGGCGGCAGCAATGCACGACGATTTGATCGATGGGGTCAATTGGTTAGTCGAACAGGGAATTGCCGATCGCGATCGGATCGCAATTATGGGCGGTTCTTATGGCGGCTATGCAACTTTGGTGGGATTGACCTTTACGCCAGAGGTATTCGCTTGCGGGGTGGATATCGTCGGACCGAGTAATATTATCACGTTGTTACAAAGCTTTCCCCCGTACTGGAAACCGATGACGGCGATGTTTGAACATCGGGTAGGGAATTTGGAGACAGAAGAGGGCTTTCTCAAATCGCGATCGCCTCTCTTTTTTGTAGACAAAATTCAAAAGCCATTGCTAATCGCACAGGGAGCTAACGATCCCCGCGTCAAGCAAGCAGAAAGCGAACAAATCGTCGAAGCGATGCGTCAAGCAAGTAAACCCGTTAAATACGTTCTTTATACCGATGAAGGACATGGATTTGCTCGCCCGGAAAACCGCTTGCATTTTTACGCGATCGCTGAAGAGTTCCTGGCACAATATTTGGGAGGACAATTTGAACCTGTGGGAGACATTAAAGGTCACTCAGGAATTGTCCAATAA
- the rpsF gene encoding 30S ribosomal protein S6: protein MSHSYELVYILRPDLTEEQVQQVVNKYRDLLIEQKAEDVQIKIWGKRRLAYPIAKHQDGTYVQVNYTGDGTQVAPVERAMRLSDEVIRYLTIKLEEKKSAAKASESAQADKAEV from the coding sequence ATGAGTCACAGTTACGAATTAGTTTATATCCTGCGTCCAGACTTAACAGAAGAGCAGGTGCAGCAAGTAGTTAATAAATATCGAGATTTATTAATCGAGCAAAAAGCAGAAGACGTTCAGATTAAAATTTGGGGAAAAAGACGACTTGCCTATCCGATCGCAAAACATCAAGATGGCACTTACGTCCAAGTGAACTATACAGGAGATGGAACCCAAGTGGCTCCTGTAGAGAGAGCTATGCGCCTGAGCGACGAAGTAATTCGCTATTTGACCATCAAACTGGAAGAGAAAAAGTCTGCTGCTAAAGCTTCCGAGTCGGCACAAGCAGATAAAGCCGAAGTATAG